The genomic interval CAGCTCAACTCCAGCAGATTTTGTCCATACAGGTTTAACCCTAGGTGACTTTTTGAAGCTTGGCCATTCCGTATAACGATATCTATTTGTCCTTAGGGAGTATCCCATGAATTTGCCCCTGGGATACTGCGAGAATGCTGCAACTCTTAAAGGTTTATTTGGCACGTTTAGTAATGGTAAAATGCTTAAACCTTCGCGACATGATTGCATGTTAACTGAATTCTTCAAGCACTGTGGTAACGGTGTCAGTCCAGCAGCTTCCACTAGAGTTGGAAATAAATCTACAAATTCTACAAGAGAGTCACTTCttattcctttgtttgtttttccaGGAATATGTATCATCATTGGCGCATGTGTAGATAGTTCGAAGTTTGTCTGTTTACACCATTCTCCATGCTCACCGAGTGAATACCCATGGtctccaataaaagaaattattgtatTATCAGACAATTCCAAAGTATCTAATTCTTTCAAAATGCGACCAATTAGAGAATCGATCCATGTAACTGAACTGTAGTATGCCCGTCGTAATGACAAAACATGATCGTCCGGAAGTGTTGTGTTGATTTTTCCACCGCCTTTGAAAGCAATGTCTTTATAATGTATCAGTCGTTTAAACTGATACCATGCTACATTCGGCATGTTGACAGGGGCATGCGGGTTGTCTGGTAGTTTGACTTCTGGGTAATACTTAAGATATGATTCCGGGAACACAAATGGTAAATGTGGCCTACGAAAGCCTACTGCTAGGAAAAATGGTCGCTTATCCGTGTCCCTATCTAATGCGAGTCTGCGGATTGTGTGAATAGCATGGTTGGTTGTCTGTTCGTCCAATAAAGGCTTAGAATAAAGTTCTTCTTCAGGAATTGCAGCCCAACTTATCGATAGGTTTTCAAAATTACTAATTCCGTGATAATAAGGTTCAGACCAAGAAATAGGATCATCTCCGTCTGAATGTTTTCCTTTAGCATGAAAAATCTTTCCCATACCCAAAGATCTATATCCATGCATTTTGAAATACTGAGGTATTGTCGTAAAGTTACCTCCCTTTTGTCTAAAGGATTTTCCGCATTTATACACGTGTGTGGTATCTGGTCTGCGCCCGGTTAACAGTGATGCCCGGCTTGGTCCACAAAGAGCTTGTTGAACGTAAGCACGCTCAAGCACTAAGCTCTTAGAAGCAAGGGAATCTAGATATGGTGTATGCATTTTTGGAGAGACGTATGGGGGATAACTCTTGCTATTATACACTCCTATTTCC from Mercenaria mercenaria strain notata chromosome 2, MADL_Memer_1, whole genome shotgun sequence carries:
- the LOC123562143 gene encoding iduronate 2-sulfatase-like, with product MRPEIGVYNSKSYPPYVSPKMHTPYLDSLASKSLVLERAYVQQALCGPSRASLLTGRRPDTTHVYKCGKSFRQKGGNFTTIPQYFKMHGYRSLGMGKIFHAKGKHSDGDDPISWSEPYYHGISNFENLSISWAAIPEEELYSKPLLDEQTTNHAIHTIRRLALDRDTDKRPFFLAVGFRRPHLPFVFPESYLKYYPEVKLPDNPHAPVNMPNVAWYQFKRLIHYKDIAFKGGGKINTTLPDDHVLSLRRAYYSSVTWIDSLIGRILKELDTLELSDNTIISFIGDHGYSLGEHGEWCKQTNFELSTHAPMMIHIPGKTNKGIRSDSLVEFVDLFPTLVEAAGLTPLPQCLKNSVNMQSCREGLSILPLLNVPNKPLRVAAFSQYPRGKFMGYSLRTNRYRYTEWPSFKKSPRVKPVWTKSAGVELYDHLIDPEENVNRAFNPNYKTVRKELSRILRNGWRKALLDTNDIQDEYTMPINMTLPTVFQQNTTKTLSVSQFIFVVFFMVFVTIVLRKNGIKWHI